The following proteins come from a genomic window of Falsibacillus albus:
- a CDS encoding M3 family oligoendopeptidase has product MEKVYIEKFDLSSETKVKGYFDELLKREIDSATSLESWLIDVSDLYDGLGEAMDGHYIDFQAYNQDEAAKKAFEYDQEKLAPLVKKYESKIDEKFLASPFKDDLDQEEYGRFIHSKSMAQKLFNEKNVELEIEEDKLATQYFELTGSLTVDWNGNEMTLTQLTPFLEDPNREIRKKAYSLISESMLEIKDPLQEIMSKLLVIRKEKAENSGLKNYRDYMFKKYERFDYTPEDCKELAESIRKHALPLLKEIQEKQKTALGVDKLRPYDIKAVPADQRPLRPFKDIPELIEKTSTVLGEIDPRFSELIILMNKKGMLDLENRKNKSPGGFCTPLPVSELSYIFMNASRTHSDMLTLFHEMGHCIHNDFKRSIDLSYYRDTPMESSELASMTMELLTMDKWHLFYPDQEDLKQAKLDQLKHTVKFLPEGVKIDLFQHWMYENPDHSKEERMQKYLEISQMLDAGVIDWDGYDYVRESRWLFVLHIFEVPFYYIEYVIAQLGALQMYKQYKDNPEATLSNYKEALALGNTKSLKEVYEVAGIRFDFSAEMVKELMAFVKDEIMEIEKEG; this is encoded by the coding sequence ATGGAAAAGGTATACATTGAAAAATTTGATTTGAGCAGCGAAACAAAAGTAAAGGGGTATTTTGATGAACTTTTGAAGAGAGAGATTGATTCAGCCACTTCCCTTGAATCATGGCTCATTGACGTATCAGATTTATATGATGGACTGGGCGAGGCAATGGACGGACATTATATTGATTTTCAGGCTTACAATCAAGATGAGGCAGCAAAAAAGGCTTTTGAATATGATCAGGAAAAGCTTGCCCCGTTGGTCAAGAAATACGAATCTAAAATCGATGAGAAATTTCTTGCATCACCATTCAAAGATGACCTTGATCAAGAAGAATATGGCCGCTTCATTCACAGCAAGTCGATGGCCCAAAAACTTTTTAATGAAAAAAATGTCGAGCTGGAAATCGAAGAGGATAAGCTGGCAACGCAATATTTTGAACTGACCGGGAGCTTGACGGTGGATTGGAACGGGAATGAAATGACGCTTACACAGCTTACTCCGTTCTTGGAAGATCCCAATCGGGAAATTCGGAAAAAAGCGTATAGCTTGATATCCGAATCGATGCTGGAGATTAAAGATCCGCTGCAGGAGATCATGAGCAAGCTCCTTGTCATTCGAAAAGAAAAGGCGGAGAATAGTGGGCTGAAAAACTATCGGGATTATATGTTCAAGAAATATGAGCGCTTCGACTATACGCCAGAGGACTGCAAAGAGCTGGCAGAATCGATTCGAAAACATGCGCTGCCGTTACTGAAGGAAATCCAGGAAAAGCAGAAAACAGCACTTGGTGTGGATAAGCTGCGGCCCTACGATATAAAAGCAGTTCCTGCAGATCAGCGTCCACTGCGCCCCTTTAAAGATATTCCAGAATTAATTGAAAAGACTTCTACTGTATTAGGCGAAATCGATCCCCGCTTTTCTGAATTGATCATTCTCATGAATAAGAAAGGCATGCTTGATTTGGAGAATAGGAAAAATAAATCTCCTGGAGGCTTTTGCACTCCCCTCCCAGTTTCTGAGCTGTCCTATATTTTCATGAATGCATCAAGGACCCATTCAGATATGCTGACGCTTTTCCATGAGATGGGACACTGCATACATAACGATTTCAAACGCTCCATCGATTTATCCTACTACAGGGATACACCGATGGAATCCTCGGAGCTCGCCAGCATGACGATGGAATTGCTGACGATGGATAAATGGCACCTATTTTATCCCGATCAAGAGGATTTAAAGCAAGCAAAGCTTGATCAACTCAAACATACGGTCAAATTCCTGCCGGAGGGCGTAAAGATCGATCTCTTCCAGCATTGGATGTACGAAAATCCGGACCATTCAAAGGAAGAGCGAATGCAAAAATATCTTGAAATCAGTCAAATGCTCGATGCGGGTGTCATTGACTGGGATGGATATGATTATGTGCGAGAGTCACGGTGGCTGTTTGTCCTTCACATATTCGAGGTCCCGTTCTACTACATTGAATATGTTATCGCACAGCTTGGTGCACTTCAAATGTATAAGCAATACAAAGATAATCCAGAAGCAACTCTATCCAATTA
- a CDS encoding NUDIX hydrolase has translation MRKGIIRPIVICLFRYDDKILVAEGIDPADNSYFYRPIGGGIEYGEKSSAALKREVKEEINASIDNLEFLGTIENIFTYNGEVGHEIVQVYDAIFIDDTFYEIPAFEGIEDSGDCFKVMWKPWSDFISGGLRLVPEELLTFAPSIQSMQRIN, from the coding sequence ATGAGGAAAGGAATCATCAGGCCAATCGTCATCTGTTTATTTCGCTATGACGACAAGATATTAGTCGCAGAAGGCATTGATCCAGCGGATAATAGTTATTTTTACAGACCCATCGGTGGTGGGATCGAATACGGTGAAAAGAGCAGCGCTGCTTTAAAGAGGGAAGTGAAGGAAGAAATAAATGCTTCAATAGATAACTTGGAATTCCTCGGAACAATCGAAAATATTTTCACCTACAACGGCGAGGTTGGGCATGAGATCGTCCAAGTCTATGATGCTATTTTTATTGATGACACATTTTATGAAATCCCTGCTTTTGAAGGAATCGAGGACAGTGGTGATTGTTTTAAGGTGATGTGGAAGCCGTGGTCTGATTTTATCAGCGGAGGGTTGAGGCTTGTACCTGAAGAACTATTGACCTTTGCACCTTCGATTCAGTCGATGCAACGTATTAATTGA
- a CDS encoding GNAT family N-acetyltransferase: MNVQEIYQALPELETARLRLRKITLNDVEDMFLYGSDPEVSRYVTWATHQTIEGA, encoded by the coding sequence TTGAATGTGCAAGAAATTTATCAGGCATTGCCTGAATTGGAGACTGCTCGGCTTCGCCTTAGGAAAATCACTTTGAATGATGTAGAGGATATGTTCTTGTACGGGTCCGATCCTGAAGTTTCTCGGTATGTCACATGGGCTACGCATCAAACCATCGAGGGTGCTTGA
- a CDS encoding CamS family sex pheromone protein: MRKFFLGLTMVSVMLAGCDLHKSEKSQDSKKDTSIVVQGSPSYKYKRPANADKKNNYISENVNNPLDLKELHFGLMELSKDYFDVDNYYFHEGQYLKESELNKLLGRQSADNPKGLNTEMKAKKDSFEAEKKYPKVLSDIIEEDFVDQKGKIKGISFSIVLNKVDYIRFIDSSGLTHRAQVKIDPDETDKKDVVKEKGEKIAENFISMIRNEKTVPNVPIMVGLYEQNESSSPVPGRYLEKTYVDAGANGISDWEKVDRKYVLIPSGELEKMDKRTSDVLGYFKDDLQKRFPSLGLTFIGKALFVKQNLTDLDLKIEAPVLNEPQAVAISQYIGSQIRSEVIPNYVPISINIMARNEPSAVMDWDPTQKDFKVHIYQK, from the coding sequence ATGAGGAAGTTTTTCTTAGGGTTGACGATGGTATCAGTAATGTTGGCGGGTTGTGATTTGCACAAGTCTGAAAAATCGCAGGATTCGAAAAAGGATACATCGATCGTTGTGCAAGGTTCACCTTCTTATAAATATAAGCGTCCAGCGAATGCGGATAAAAAGAATAATTATATTTCTGAAAATGTAAATAATCCATTGGATTTAAAGGAGCTTCACTTCGGGTTGATGGAGCTGTCCAAGGATTATTTTGATGTGGACAATTATTATTTTCATGAAGGTCAGTATTTGAAGGAAAGCGAACTCAATAAACTTTTGGGCCGGCAGTCGGCAGATAATCCAAAAGGGTTGAACACGGAAATGAAGGCGAAAAAAGATTCATTCGAGGCCGAAAAAAAATATCCAAAGGTGCTGTCTGATATTATCGAGGAGGATTTTGTCGATCAGAAAGGAAAAATAAAAGGGATTTCTTTTTCAATTGTCCTCAATAAAGTCGATTATATCCGTTTTATCGACAGTAGTGGTTTGACACATCGGGCTCAAGTGAAGATAGATCCGGATGAAACGGATAAAAAGGACGTCGTCAAGGAAAAAGGGGAAAAGATTGCAGAGAATTTTATCAGTATGATCCGCAATGAAAAAACGGTTCCGAATGTTCCGATCATGGTAGGGTTGTATGAACAAAATGAGAGCAGCAGTCCTGTTCCCGGCAGATACTTGGAAAAGACGTATGTCGATGCTGGTGCGAACGGTATCAGTGATTGGGAGAAAGTCGACCGAAAATATGTGTTGATTCCATCTGGTGAGTTGGAAAAGATGGACAAACGGACATCGGATGTGTTGGGATATTTTAAGGATGACCTCCAAAAAAGGTTCCCAAGCTTGGGATTGACGTTCATAGGCAAGGCACTGTTCGTTAAGCAGAATTTGACGGATCTGGATTTGAAAATCGAGGCGCCGGTGTTGAATGAGCCCCAAGCGGTGGCGATTTCCCAATATATCGGAAGTCAAATCAGATCAGAAGTCATTCCAAACTACGTACCTATCAGCATCAATATCATGGCTCGAAATGAACCGAGTGCTGTCATGGATTGGGACCCGACTCAGAAAGATTTCAAGGTTCATATTTATCAGAAATAG